DNA from Hyalangium minutum:
GCCCGAGCGAGGCCCGAAGTCCCGCTCCGGCGCGGTGAAGGTGAGGAGCACGAAGCGATCCGGCCTCGGCAGGAAGTACACGAGCGTGCGGGCTCCGCCCTGCAGGAACTCGTAGCGCGCCACGGGTCCCGCGTCGATGGAGCCCCGCGAGGTGTTCATCACCTTGCCCGGCAGCGGCACGCCCGCGGCGCCCAGCACCACCTCCGGAGCGGCGTCCAACGGAGGCGGAGTGCCCGGCACCGAGCGCAGCTCCAGCCCACCCTCGAAGTGCGCCACCGCTGGCGGGCCGGCCTCCTCCGAGGTGAACTTCACTCCCGAGGGCGGCTCGTACTCGAGCCCCAGGGCCTGTGAGGAGAGAGGTCTCGAACACCCCAGGGCCAGGGGCAGGAGCAACAGCGGTAGGGCGATGGCTCTCACAGTCTCAGCACTCTGCCACTTCTCGTGCCCGCAGAAATAAATCCCACGAAATTCGGCTCCAGCGACCAAACAGGTGAGAGGGCCGCGGCGTTTCGCCGAGCCCATCGGGCGGAACGTGCCCCGTGCGCGCCGCCCGTGTCTCGACGTCCAACCACCGCACTCGCTGTACTGGCCTCAGGAGGGAATGACCCGTGCTGCCCTTGTCATGTCTGGTTGCCACCACGCAACGTCAGCTGGATGACGCGCTCCGCGTTCGATGGAGCGTTTTCGGGGAGGAGCTGCGGCTGCTCGGAGGGGTGCTGCCGCCGGTGCCTCGCGAAGTGGACTGCTTCGACACCCTGTCCACCACGGTGCACCTGGTGGTGTACGCGGGCTCCAAGCCCGTGGCCACCTCCCGCCTGCTGCTGCCCAACGCGGAGGTGTCGCTCCTCACGGGCCGAAGGCTCGGCATTGCCCTGGAGCAGAAGCTCGACGTGTCGAGCGTGGAGGGCCCGGGCCTCTCGCTGGCGGAGAGCACGCGCTTCTGCATCCTCAAGGAGTGGCGCCACTCCGAGGTGCTCGTGCGGCTGCAGGCCGGGCTGTACCAGGAGAGCCGGCGGCGCGGCGTGAGCCACTGGATTGCCTCGGCCAACACGGAGACGGACTGCGCCGAGGACGCGGAGCTCGTCTTCCAGGTCGCTGCGGCCCACGGGCTGGTGAGCCCGCACTGGAGGGTGCGAACATTGGCATGCCATGCCTCACCCGAGCCCCCGGAGGCGCCCCTCTACACGCCGTTGCAGCGGGCCCGCGCGCATCAGGGGCAGCTCGAGGGCCTGCGCTTGCCTCGGACGCTGGCGCTCTTCTCGCGCAAGATGGGCGCACGCTTCATCGGCACGCCCCTCTATGAGACCGGCTT
Protein-coding regions in this window:
- a CDS encoding GNAT family N-acetyltransferase, encoding MLPLSCLVATTQRQLDDALRVRWSVFGEELRLLGGVLPPVPREVDCFDTLSTTVHLVVYAGSKPVATSRLLLPNAEVSLLTGRRLGIALEQKLDVSSVEGPGLSLAESTRFCILKEWRHSEVLVRLQAGLYQESRRRGVSHWIASANTETDCAEDAELVFQVAAAHGLVSPHWRVRTLACHASPEPPEAPLYTPLQRARAHQGQLEGLRLPRTLALFSRKMGARFIGTPLYETGFRRFSMPLIAALDDIPATTLALFDALVSDAPRAA